The proteins below are encoded in one region of Amycolatopsis magusensis:
- a CDS encoding oxygenase MpaB family protein produces the protein MSSLSRRNVLSLGVALGLVGAAGVVPGLASASAAAAGTDPWWAWDDEIDGIMAGILDNGGVPAVNTAIKPWVNNNHALPSGLPGNLSAYLAKTNKLPAWADRDKLRLAADFNRRKDTYLFMLYGLGSGIMSTVIPREAKSVYWSAGGADMKDRAAKTFTFGYDLSDLNAFEPSGQFVVTANKTRLVHAAVRHLLPQSPHWSAVADEPDRIPISNGDILVTFHSLGTFVHKKMKDWRVPMTAAEETAFLHSWQVAIHLLGVRQEFIPQTWAAAYAQSEQVLTPILAPTFEGRELAEDLLGLTAQIDLGVTRGFLNEFVRYVLSDAIGDWLDLRRDYAAAALIRTGWPAYIAFREGLIPVMPVGFYLFDQLIRSIAMLFLNNAGSPTTTPITIPTGNRPGA, from the coding sequence ATGAGCAGTCTCAGCAGGAGGAACGTACTGTCGCTCGGCGTCGCGCTGGGCCTGGTGGGGGCGGCGGGGGTTGTCCCCGGCTTGGCTTCGGCGAGCGCCGCGGCCGCCGGGACCGACCCGTGGTGGGCGTGGGACGACGAGATCGACGGCATCATGGCCGGGATTCTCGACAACGGCGGGGTTCCGGCGGTCAACACCGCGATCAAGCCGTGGGTGAACAACAACCACGCGCTGCCGAGCGGCCTGCCGGGCAACCTCTCCGCCTACCTCGCGAAGACCAACAAGCTCCCCGCCTGGGCCGATCGGGACAAGCTGCGCCTGGCCGCCGACTTCAACCGGCGCAAGGACACCTACCTGTTCATGCTGTACGGCCTCGGCAGCGGCATCATGAGCACGGTCATCCCGCGCGAGGCCAAGTCGGTCTACTGGTCCGCAGGCGGGGCCGACATGAAGGACCGCGCGGCCAAGACGTTCACCTTCGGCTACGACCTGAGCGATCTGAACGCCTTCGAACCGAGCGGGCAGTTCGTGGTCACCGCCAACAAGACGCGCCTGGTGCACGCCGCGGTGCGGCATCTGCTGCCGCAGTCGCCGCACTGGTCGGCGGTGGCGGACGAGCCGGACCGGATCCCGATCAGCAACGGCGACATCCTGGTCACCTTCCACAGCCTCGGCACCTTCGTGCACAAGAAGATGAAGGACTGGCGCGTCCCGATGACGGCCGCGGAGGAGACCGCCTTCCTGCACTCGTGGCAGGTCGCCATCCACCTGCTCGGGGTGCGGCAGGAATTCATCCCGCAGACGTGGGCCGCCGCGTACGCGCAGTCGGAGCAGGTGCTCACGCCGATCCTCGCGCCGACGTTCGAAGGCAGGGAACTCGCCGAGGACCTGCTCGGCCTGACCGCGCAGATCGACCTGGGCGTCACCAGGGGTTTCCTCAACGAGTTCGTCCGCTACGTCCTCAGCGACGCGATCGGCGATTGGCTGGACCTGCGCCGCGACTACGCCGCGGCGGCCCTAATCCGCACCGGATGGCCGGCCTACATCGCTTTCCGCGAAGGCCTGATCCCGGTGATGCCGGTCGGTTTCTACTTGTTCGACCAGTTGATCCGCTCGATCGCGATGCTGTTCCTCAACAACGCCGGCTCACCGACGACCACGCCCATCACCATCCCGACCGGGAACCGGCCGGGCGCCTGA